Proteins encoded together in one Chryseobacterium sp. G0201 window:
- the ccoN gene encoding cytochrome-c oxidase, cbb3-type subunit I — METQRFNYDNNIVRAFLYATIVFGLVGFLLGLTAALMLFYPELPEFLFGTDDTTIKSLASGNIQGLINTQGAMGFGRIRMLHTSAVIFAFVCNSFFCGAYYSMQRLLKTRMYSDTLSWLHFWSWQIMIVAVVITFLMGINTSKEYAEHEWPIDILIAFSWIIFGINMFGTIAKRRVRHLYVAIWFYIATWIAVAMLHIFNNLEVPLSFTGWKSYSVYAGVKDALVQWWYGHNAVAFVLTTPVLGLMYYFMPKAADRPVFSYKLSIIHFWSLIFVYLWAGPHHLQYTALPAWAQAVGTGFSIMLIAPSWGGMLNGLLTLRGAWDKVRENPILKFFVVAVTCYGMATFEGPLLATKSLNKIGHYTDWVIGHVHLGALGWNGFMAFGVIYYLIPVMWRTQLWSKKLANWHFWLGTLGIIFYAVPMYISGFTQGLMWKQFNPDGTLLYKNWLDTVTAIIPYFKMRFAGGLLYLSGAILMVVNVIKTIKAGSFQKNVPAEAPALANVGSSRKEGEGAHLWLERTPKLLSILAFVVISIGGLIEIVPTLSLKQSVPEINAVKPYSPLELEGRDLYIREGCNSCHSQMIRPFRDEVTRFDGKNGQYSKAGEFVYDRPFLWGSKRTGPDLHREGARNPDSWHFKHMYNPRITSAGSIMPRFPWLITNKLDRSQMVDKMELMKNSFDVPYTKAEIDSAGKWADNQSKAIVKRIYSEATDVRDQVEKDKATKGSSFIPLEQREIIAMIAYLQRLGTDIKTTEIKTASIK, encoded by the coding sequence ATGGAGACGCAAAGATTTAATTATGACAATAATATTGTCAGAGCATTCTTGTATGCTACTATTGTATTTGGTTTGGTCGGATTTTTACTCGGTCTTACGGCTGCTTTAATGCTTTTTTACCCAGAATTACCTGAGTTTTTATTCGGAACAGATGATACTACGATTAAAAGTTTAGCATCCGGAAATATTCAAGGGTTGATCAATACACAAGGAGCGATGGGATTTGGAAGAATCAGAATGCTTCATACAAGTGCCGTGATCTTTGCATTTGTCTGTAATTCATTCTTTTGCGGAGCTTATTACAGTATGCAAAGATTATTAAAAACAAGAATGTACAGTGATACTTTATCTTGGTTGCATTTCTGGTCTTGGCAAATAATGATTGTAGCAGTTGTAATCACTTTTTTAATGGGAATCAATACTTCAAAAGAATATGCAGAGCACGAATGGCCTATTGATATTTTAATTGCATTCTCATGGATCATCTTTGGTATCAATATGTTTGGAACGATCGCAAAAAGGAGAGTAAGACATTTATATGTAGCCATTTGGTTTTATATCGCAACCTGGATTGCTGTTGCCATGCTTCATATATTTAATAATCTTGAAGTTCCGTTATCATTTACAGGCTGGAAATCATATTCCGTGTATGCGGGAGTGAAAGATGCCTTGGTTCAATGGTGGTATGGTCATAATGCGGTTGCATTTGTATTAACGACTCCGGTTTTAGGCTTGATGTATTATTTTATGCCTAAAGCTGCTGACAGACCTGTCTTTTCATATAAACTTTCCATTATTCACTTTTGGTCTTTGATTTTTGTTTATCTGTGGGCAGGTCCGCACCATCTTCAATATACCGCTTTACCGGCTTGGGCTCAGGCAGTGGGAACAGGTTTCTCCATCATGCTGATCGCTCCGTCTTGGGGAGGAATGCTGAATGGACTTTTAACCTTAAGGGGCGCTTGGGATAAAGTAAGAGAAAATCCTATCCTTAAATTCTTCGTCGTAGCCGTTACCTGCTATGGAATGGCGACTTTTGAAGGTCCACTTTTAGCAACAAAATCTTTAAATAAAATAGGTCATTACACAGACTGGGTCATTGGCCACGTACACTTAGGAGCGCTTGGATGGAATGGTTTCATGGCTTTTGGAGTTATTTATTATTTGATTCCTGTAATGTGGAGAACCCAACTTTGGTCTAAAAAATTAGCCAACTGGCATTTCTGGCTGGGAACTTTAGGAATTATTTTCTATGCCGTACCAATGTATATTTCAGGTTTCACACAAGGATTAATGTGGAAACAATTTAACCCGGACGGAACTTTACTCTATAAAAACTGGCTGGATACCGTAACTGCAATTATTCCTTACTTTAAAATGAGGTTTGCAGGAGGTCTATTATATCTTTCAGGGGCAATCTTAATGGTTGTAAATGTTATTAAAACAATCAAAGCCGGATCGTTCCAAAAAAATGTACCTGCAGAAGCACCTGCTTTGGCCAATGTCGGAAGCAGCAGAAAAGAAGGCGAAGGCGCGCACCTTTGGCTGGAAAGAACACCAAAATTATTATCCATACTAGCTTTTGTAGTGATTTCAATTGGAGGATTAATAGAAATCGTCCCTACCCTATCTCTTAAACAAAGCGTTCCTGAAATTAACGCCGTGAAACCTTATTCACCATTAGAATTAGAAGGAAGAGACCTGTACATCCGAGAAGGCTGTAACTCATGTCATTCTCAAATGATCAGACCTTTCCGTGATGAGGTAACCAGATTTGATGGTAAAAACGGGCAATATTCAAAAGCCGGAGAGTTCGTTTATGACAGACCATTTCTATGGGGATCAAAGAGAACAGGCCCCGATTTACACAGAGAAGGAGCAAGAAACCCGGATTCATGGCACTTTAAACATATGTATAACCCAAGAATTACTTCCGCAGGTTCTATTATGCCACGTTTCCCTTGGTTAATTACCAACAAACTGGATCGCTCTCAAATGGTTGATAAAATGGAATTAATGAAAAACAGTTTCGACGTTCCGTACACAAAAGCTGAAATAGATTCTGCCGGAAAATGGGCAGATAATCAATCCAAAGCTATTGTTAAAAGAATTTATTCTGAAGCTACCGATGTAAGAGATCAGGTAGAAAAAGACAAAGCAACGAAAGGATCTTCATTCATTCCGCTTGAGCAGAGAGAAATTATAGCAATGATCGCCTATCTGCAAAGATTAGGAACCGATATCAAGACAACGGAGATCAAAACAGCAAGCATAAAGTAA
- a CDS encoding cbb3-type cytochrome c oxidase N-terminal domain-containing protein, protein MKTRTPISIYIAATIGLTIMAFEMFAQDSGYFSSPFFWALILITTILLLIMNSIGDLVENERFSRLSEEEKREYLNEKNIPYYQKLWNSAFKKQSATEEKDILIDHGFDGITELDNSLPKWWIGLFWFGCIFCAVYLFAFAFTDYAHPEAELNKETKIMLASIAEYEKTAPQINLETAKYNADNIAEGEQLFKTNCVTCHGDGAKGGIGPNLTDTHWINIKEKSLFKNVFWMLENGSPNNPTMRPFIKEGTITGRDAEKIAAYVYHINQETTPITEAQGGAAPQGEEVKWENNNE, encoded by the coding sequence ATGAAAACGAGAACCCCAATTTCAATATACATTGCTGCAACAATTGGTTTAACGATCATGGCATTCGAAATGTTTGCACAGGATTCAGGATATTTTTCTTCGCCTTTTTTCTGGGCATTGATATTGATCACGACCATATTACTTCTCATCATGAATTCTATTGGAGATTTGGTTGAGAATGAAAGATTCAGCAGGTTATCAGAAGAAGAGAAAAGAGAATATTTAAACGAAAAAAATATTCCTTACTATCAAAAATTGTGGAATTCGGCCTTTAAAAAACAATCTGCAACCGAGGAAAAAGACATTTTAATAGATCATGGTTTTGACGGTATCACAGAACTTGATAATTCTTTACCCAAATGGTGGATCGGCTTATTCTGGTTCGGATGTATTTTCTGCGCAGTCTATTTATTCGCTTTTGCTTTCACAGATTACGCTCATCCGGAAGCTGAATTGAACAAAGAAACCAAAATCATGTTAGCCTCCATCGCAGAATATGAAAAAACAGCTCCACAGATCAATCTGGAAACTGCAAAATATAATGCCGACAACATCGCAGAAGGTGAACAATTGTTTAAAACAAATTGCGTAACCTGCCACGGCGACGGAGCAAAAGGAGGAATCGGGCCAAATCTTACCGACACACACTGGATCAACATCAAAGAAAAAAGTTTATTTAAAAATGTATTCTGGATGCTTGAAAACGGCTCTCCAAACAATCCGACCATGCGACCTTTCATTAAAGAAGGAACCATCACAGGAAGAGATGCCGAAAAAATCGCAGCTTATGTGTATCACATCAATCAGGAAACAACACCTATTACCGAAGCTCAGGGAGGTGCGGCACCTCAGGGAGAAGAAGTAAAATGGGAAAATAACAACGAATAA
- a CDS encoding translocation/assembly module TamB, with protein sequence MKQKFNKKKILKRIAITFISILVLLTLLIFSLRLPAVQNFIKDKLVVYLEKKIKTKVSLERVYIGFPNSLVMENLYLKGQNIDTLLAVKKLDVGLNMLKLINSTADITSVDLEGVRANVVRKPDGKFNFDYIMDAFATTDKEESPSKPFIISLDKINLKDIGVTFNDQQSNNDIKLYFKSFDTRVKTFDLTKNTYAVNDINLDGLKLKLKQDLVKEVSKKVEKKVDSLNNQKPMQIGLRGIKLTNFDIDYGDDNTKTFAKVLFKELSTKVNKLDLENNAYNVGNVVLSGADINANLYLPAQNANPKNTKEPEPSTNSDKEKAMKLLLGKLVLNDVKVAYNNTAIAPTKQGMDFNHMNFSKMNVEVRSFKMENNTFAGTVNSAEIQEARGLNIQKFNTDFVYGEKEAYLKDLYLQTPKTLIRDEVILNYNSIEQLSSNPGTVKISANIKNSKIGFSDILNLVPTLRNTVPFNKYPNAILNVNANVKGIVNDLLIQDLKVSGLDQLRVAASGRIKNAMNPDNLYYDLRIAELSSSAKTIYNLVPKNTIPSNISLPSNFSIKGTAKGTTKVVDTNLNLYSTLGNAAIIAQVDMRRKNHELYDVKANLQGLQIGKFIQNKDIGPITAQISAKGESFDFKNANANLKGHVASAVYKGYRYQNMDLTGKINRGVYNIVLNSKDPNANLKLIASGVYNEKNPTVKVNGDIIKLDLNKLGFYDKQMIIGGKIDGDFTNLDPDNLNGYLNLQNFAFSDTKEVYPIQEVNLKASSTNDSTKIVFNSQIADVELTGKYKLTQIFGSLANTINQYYQFQKPGKAQKIAAGQHFTFNAKIKNDDLIRKFVPDLKSFETINLVGNYDADSQKIEIDGQIPQLLYGENSIENASLKVTNENQALQYNLGVAALKSSSLALNKVNINGDVANNIINYNITTKDEKDVTQFLIAGNAKSLNDITEISLNPNGLKLNYSDWTVGEGNKIQISSKGILADNFRLSNGGSEILLQSETQSPNSPLNVSLKDFKIETITEIIKKDTVLAKGAINGTAQLRDLTKNMTFNSDLTVSDLFVYGNPVGNLAVKVNNTSPNLLNADIALSGNDNDVKILGDYNTSSSTFDLNMAINKLQMKSAQGFSMNAITNTEGYLSGNLKITGSADKPNILGKVKFNDVGLEIAKTGSDFRKLNDEIDFTSRGIEFDKFKINDKDGNSLVVDGQVLTQTYRDFAFNLDVNAKDFKVVNSEKTNDAMMYGILAIDAGLHIRGNLDLPKVDGRLAVSDDTDFTFVLPQTSPSLQERDGIVEFIDQDQVVLNKTIKADSLKAQSRIKGMDVSVNIEVSKEAKMSIVIDKANGDFVKLQGEAELTGGVDPSGKTTLVGVYEVEKGSYELSVSLLKRKFDIQKGSTITWTGEPTAARMDITAVYKTEAPPIDLVEQQVSGEDASILNQFKQRIPFNTLLKMKGELLKPEISFDITTDEKNNAVSSTVTDIVDAKLTQLRTEESELNKQVFALLLLNRFIGENPFESGAGMSAEAMARQSVSKILSQQLNNLASGLIKGVDIDLGLDSSEDYSTGQKNTRTDLNVGLSKKLLNDRLKVTVGSNFALEGDARQNESTTNIAGDVTVDYSLSKDGRYMLRAYRKDEYQVALQGQIIETGVGFIITLDYDKFREIFQKAKKDRRKKENKNNQVVEFNK encoded by the coding sequence TTGAAACAAAAATTTAATAAAAAAAAGATTCTAAAGCGTATTGCAATAACCTTTATTTCAATATTGGTTTTACTCACTCTGCTTATATTCAGCTTAAGGCTTCCGGCAGTTCAAAACTTCATCAAAGACAAACTGGTTGTCTATCTTGAGAAAAAAATTAAAACAAAAGTAAGCTTAGAAAGAGTTTATATAGGGTTTCCAAACAGTCTTGTTATGGAAAATTTGTATTTAAAAGGACAGAATATCGACACCCTTCTTGCCGTTAAAAAACTGGATGTAGGTTTAAATATGCTTAAACTTATCAATTCCACCGCAGATATTACTTCTGTTGATCTGGAAGGCGTTCGTGCGAATGTGGTAAGAAAACCGGACGGAAAATTCAACTTCGATTACATCATGGATGCTTTTGCGACGACTGATAAAGAAGAAAGTCCGTCAAAACCATTCATTATTTCTCTTGATAAAATTAATTTAAAAGATATTGGCGTTACTTTCAACGATCAACAGTCTAATAATGATATTAAATTATATTTCAAATCTTTCGATACCAGAGTTAAAACTTTTGATTTAACTAAAAATACTTATGCCGTTAATGACATTAATCTTGACGGATTAAAATTAAAACTTAAACAAGACCTTGTAAAAGAAGTTTCCAAAAAAGTAGAGAAAAAAGTGGATTCTCTGAACAATCAAAAACCAATGCAGATCGGGTTGAGAGGGATTAAATTAACCAATTTCGATATCGATTATGGAGACGACAATACCAAAACCTTTGCAAAAGTTTTATTTAAAGAATTAAGCACGAAAGTCAACAAGCTTGATCTTGAAAACAATGCTTATAACGTTGGAAATGTAGTACTTTCAGGAGCAGATATTAATGCCAACTTATATCTTCCGGCACAAAATGCCAATCCAAAAAACACAAAAGAACCTGAACCATCAACCAATTCCGATAAAGAAAAAGCAATGAAACTTCTTTTAGGAAAATTGGTTTTAAATGATGTAAAAGTAGCTTACAACAACACCGCGATCGCTCCTACAAAACAGGGAATGGATTTCAATCACATGAATTTCTCAAAAATGAATGTTGAAGTCCGAAGCTTTAAAATGGAGAATAATACTTTCGCGGGAACTGTAAATTCAGCGGAAATTCAGGAAGCAAGAGGTTTGAATATTCAAAAATTCAACACCGATTTTGTGTATGGAGAAAAAGAAGCTTACCTGAAAGATCTTTATCTACAGACTCCAAAAACGCTTATCAGAGATGAGGTAATTTTAAATTACAACTCGATCGAACAGTTAAGTTCAAACCCTGGAACTGTAAAAATTTCAGCGAATATTAAAAATTCTAAAATTGGATTTTCTGATATTTTAAATTTGGTTCCGACGTTAAGAAACACTGTTCCATTCAATAAATATCCGAACGCGATATTGAATGTAAATGCCAATGTAAAAGGAATTGTGAACGATCTGTTGATTCAGGATCTTAAAGTTTCAGGATTGGATCAGTTGCGCGTTGCGGCTTCAGGAAGAATTAAAAATGCGATGAATCCTGATAATCTGTATTACGATCTCAGAATTGCAGAATTGTCTTCATCAGCCAAAACAATCTATAATTTAGTTCCTAAAAATACGATTCCATCCAATATTTCTCTGCCGTCAAATTTCAGCATAAAAGGAACTGCAAAAGGTACAACGAAAGTGGTAGATACCAATCTTAACCTGTATTCTACCCTAGGAAATGCTGCAATTATTGCTCAAGTAGATATGCGCAGAAAAAACCATGAATTGTATGATGTGAAAGCCAATCTTCAAGGTTTACAGATCGGGAAATTCATTCAGAATAAAGATATTGGACCAATAACAGCTCAAATTTCGGCAAAAGGAGAAAGTTTTGACTTTAAAAATGCAAATGCCAACTTGAAGGGACATGTTGCATCGGCAGTTTACAAAGGGTACCGTTATCAGAATATGGATTTGACGGGAAAAATCAACCGTGGCGTTTATAATATTGTTTTAAATTCTAAAGACCCGAATGCTAATTTAAAATTAATCGCTTCCGGAGTTTATAACGAAAAAAATCCTACGGTAAAAGTAAATGGAGACATCATCAAATTAGACTTAAACAAACTTGGTTTCTATGATAAACAAATGATCATTGGAGGAAAAATTGACGGAGATTTCACCAATCTTGATCCTGATAATCTGAACGGATATTTAAATCTTCAAAATTTTGCTTTTTCTGATACGAAAGAAGTGTATCCGATTCAGGAAGTTAATCTGAAAGCTTCTTCAACCAATGATTCAACTAAGATTGTTTTCAACTCCCAAATTGCAGATGTTGAACTTACAGGAAAATATAAATTAACGCAAATCTTCGGATCTTTAGCCAACACAATTAATCAATATTATCAGTTCCAAAAGCCTGGTAAGGCTCAAAAAATTGCTGCGGGACAACATTTTACTTTTAATGCTAAAATTAAAAATGATGATCTGATCAGAAAATTTGTTCCGGATCTGAAAAGTTTTGAAACGATCAATCTAGTTGGAAATTATGATGCAGATTCTCAGAAAATTGAGATTGACGGACAAATTCCACAATTGCTGTACGGTGAAAATTCTATTGAAAATGCTTCATTAAAAGTTACAAATGAAAATCAGGCTTTACAGTATAATTTGGGTGTAGCAGCATTGAAAAGCTCAAGTTTAGCTTTAAATAAGGTGAATATCAACGGAGATGTTGCCAATAATATTATCAATTACAACATTACCACAAAAGATGAAAAAGATGTGACTCAATTCCTGATCGCAGGAAATGCAAAATCACTGAATGACATTACAGAAATATCTTTAAATCCGAATGGTTTAAAATTAAATTATAGTGATTGGACGGTTGGCGAAGGAAATAAGATCCAGATCAGCAGCAAAGGAATTTTAGCTGATAATTTCAGACTTTCCAATGGCGGAAGCGAAATTTTATTACAATCTGAGACTCAATCTCCAAATAGTCCTTTAAATGTTTCGTTGAAAGATTTCAAAATTGAAACCATCACAGAAATCATTAAAAAAGATACCGTTTTAGCAAAAGGAGCTATCAACGGAACCGCTCAGCTTCGAGATCTGACAAAAAATATGACATTTAATTCTGATCTTACTGTTTCAGATTTATTTGTCTATGGAAATCCGGTTGGAAATCTTGCCGTGAAAGTCAACAATACTTCACCTAATCTTTTAAATGCTGATATTGCCCTTTCCGGAAATGATAATGATGTGAAAATCTTGGGAGATTACAACACTTCTTCAAGCACATTTGACCTGAATATGGCGATTAACAAGCTTCAAATGAAATCTGCACAAGGATTTTCGATGAACGCCATCACCAATACGGAAGGTTATCTTTCAGGAAACCTTAAAATTACCGGAAGCGCCGACAAACCGAATATTTTAGGAAAAGTAAAATTCAATGATGTTGGTTTAGAAATTGCTAAAACTGGAAGTGATTTCAGAAAGCTGAATGATGAGATCGATTTTACAAGCAGAGGAATTGAATTTGATAAATTTAAAATAAACGATAAAGACGGAAATTCATTGGTTGTGGACGGACAGGTTCTTACTCAGACCTACAGAGATTTTGCTTTCAATTTAGATGTAAACGCGAAAGATTTCAAAGTAGTTAATTCAGAAAAAACCAACGATGCGATGATGTATGGAATTCTTGCGATTGATGCAGGGCTCCACATTCGCGGAAATTTAGATCTACCAAAAGTTGACGGACGACTGGCCGTTTCTGATGATACAGATTTCACTTTTGTACTTCCGCAAACAAGTCCATCATTGCAGGAAAGAGACGGAATTGTTGAGTTTATCGATCAGGATCAGGTAGTTTTAAACAAAACCATCAAAGCAGATTCTCTGAAAGCTCAAAGCCGTATCAAAGGAATGGATGTGAGTGTAAATATTGAGGTGAGCAAAGAAGCTAAAATGTCTATTGTCATTGACAAAGCTAACGGAGATTTCGTAAAACTTCAAGGTGAAGCTGAATTGACAGGCGGTGTCGATCCATCAGGAAAAACTACTCTTGTCGGAGTCTACGAAGTGGAAAAAGGATCTTATGAACTTTCTGTGAGTCTTCTTAAACGTAAATTCGACATCCAAAAAGGAAGTACCATAACCTGGACAGGAGAACCAACTGCAGCAAGAATGGATATCACGGCCGTTTACAAAACGGAAGCCCCTCCTATTGACCTTGTAGAGCAACAGGTAAGCGGAGAAGACGCTTCGATACTGAATCAGTTTAAACAAAGAATTCCTTTCAATACATTATTAAAAATGAAAGGTGAATTGCTGAAACCTGAAATCTCATTTGATATCACGACAGATGAAAAAAATAACGCTGTTTCATCAACAGTAACAGATATTGTAGATGCAAAACTTACCCAGCTGAGAACCGAAGAATCTGAACTTAATAAACAGGTTTTTGCCCTTCTATTACTCAACCGTTTCATTGGTGAAAATCCGTTTGAGTCCGGTGCGGGAATGTCAGCAGAAGCGATGGCAAGACAGAGTGTGAGTAAAATTCTTTCACAACAATTGAACAATCTTGCATCAGGTTTAATCAAAGGAGTTGATATTGATTTAGGTCTTGATTCATCGGAAGATTATTCAACCGGACAAAAAAATACAAGAACCGACTTGAATGTAGGTTTAAGTAAAAAATTATTGAACGACCGTCTGAAAGTGACAGTTGGAAGTAATTTTGCCCTGGAAGGTGATGCCCGACAAAATGAAAGCACCACAAACATTGCCGGAGATGTAACCGTAGATTACAGCCTTTCAAAAGATGGAAGATATATGCTTCGTGCGTATCGTAAAGATGAATATCAGGTGGCTCTTCAGGGGCAGATCATAGAAACGGGAGTTGGTTTTATCATCACTTTAGATTATGACAAATTCCGTGAGATCTTCCAGAAAGCTAAAAAAGACAGACGTAAAAAAGAAAATAAAAATAACCAAGTGGTAGAATTTAATAAATAG